From the genome of Aureibacter tunicatorum:
GAGGTTATTTGAAGCCGGAATTCTTGTATATTATTACTTTTCATTGTTTGTCGAATTAATCTTTAGCCATGCGCACGATTTTTGGGAAAAATTTCCCTTCAATTTTAACGAGGTCATTTTGGTGAGACATTATCTTGTCGATGTCTTTGTAAACTATCGGCGCTTCATCCACACCCGCTCCAAGCAATGTGACTCCTGTATGTTTCAACATGCCTTTCATGGCGCTTTTGGTAATGCTGGACTTCGCTTTGGTTCGTGACAATGATCTTCCAGCTCCATGCGAGGCTGAGTTCAAAGAGCTTGTGTTTCCTTTTCCGCTCACGATATAAGCTGGTGAAATCATGGTGCCGGGAATAATTCCAGATTGGCCTTCATGCGCTGGCGTAGCACCTTTTCTATGAATGATGAATTCTTCTTGATTCTCAAGTTTTTCTTTCCAAGCGAAATTGTGATGATTTTCTATAATCCTAAATGGCTTTATCCCCATGGCCTTTGATAGGTTAGCGTGTATGCGATCATGACAAGCTTTCGCATAATCTCCTGCCAAATTCATAGCTATCCAATATTCATGGCCTTCAGAACTGTTAATATCCAGCCAAGCTAGATGACTAGCGGATTTAGGCAATTTGCATTTGCTTTTGGCAATTTGCGTAAAATGTTGAGCAATTGTAGCTCCCAAGCCTCTTGATCCACTATGGGCCATAATGCCTATGTATTTTCCTTCAGTTATTCCTAAGGTATTGTCAGCATCGATTTCTACGATTCCCCATTCCACAAAGTGATTGCCACCGCCTGAGGATCCGATCTGTTTGCAAGCTTTTTGATGCAAGCCTTTGAGAAGCGAGCTTTCGTGAAATTCTC
Proteins encoded in this window:
- a CDS encoding RtcB family protein produces the protein MGSKKIQGRMLNAYLSDNQSKSIALGILNRQYKKHDITYKLDLISKIIAKPQDYLDDPIWSKLANSILPKEVLKTEEDMHELKDNPSEFSIFGKKEINSNAIQQMKVAMSLPVAEKGALMPDAHQGYGLPIGGVLATKNEIIPYAVGVDIGCRMSLSLYDLPENYIHRYEYNLKKALKEHTAFGTSQCINYAQEHEILDRREFHESSLLKGLHQKACKQIGSSGGGNHFVEWGIVEIDADNTLGITEGKYIGIMAHSGSRGLGATIAQHFTQIAKSKCKLPKSASHLAWLDINSSEGHEYWIAMNLAGDYAKACHDRIHANLSKAMGIKPFRIIENHHNFAWKEKLENQEEFIIHRKGATPAHEGQSGIIPGTMISPAYIVSGKGNTSSLNSASHGAGRSLSRTKAKSSITKSAMKGMLKHTGVTLLGAGVDEAPIVYKDIDKIMSHQNDLVKIEGKFFPKIVRMAKD